A region of Polyodon spathula isolate WHYD16114869_AA chromosome 4, ASM1765450v1, whole genome shotgun sequence DNA encodes the following proteins:
- the si:ch211-254p10.2 gene encoding solute carrier family 40 member 1: protein MSLNTKRVHRGSVVEFESDDTKEAQAKKTWSVAGSALIYLKGPKFPIYVSGALSMWGDRMWHFAISVFLIELYGHNLLLTAIFGLVVAGSVLLFGALIGDWVDRNPRNKVAHASLFIQNISVSVCSIVLMLVFSYKQWIEHIWDGWLTVVCYTVVIILADVANLASTALTIAIQRDWIVVITGYNRGHLAEMNATMRRIDQVTNILAPLAVGQVMTLASNVVGCGFILGWNLVSLIVEFIFLSRVYKIIPALSMKLKPEECEDQLQCKNGSHCLAGDLQVAEVPEFTEENCHISLHLKDITHLPLCLRKLKWLLITCKDGWKAYYRQSVFLAGMGLAFLYTTVLGFDCITTGYAYTQGISGSLLSLLMGVSAVTGLIGTIMFTKLRRVYGLVTTGIISSCLHLACLMLCVFSVFAPGSPLHLNMLSPFPDSNSSAHEGNSGQKELHSFPLQGSVNQPLLPDRSSIHWTNNTVLLERVPSGNAPDSYISIVLLFLGVITARIGLWSFDLTVTQLLQETISESERGVVNGVQSSMNYLMDLMHFVMVISAPQPQHFGILVIISVLFVTAGHTMYFLYVREAKRKRRPKT, encoded by the exons ATGTCCCTGAATACCAAGAGGGTGCACCGTGGCAGTGTTGTGGAGTTTGAAAGCGACGACACTAAAGAAGCACAGGCAAAAAAGACATGGAGTGTAGCAG GATCAGCTTTGATCTACCTCAAGGGTCCAAAGTTTCCGATTTACGTCAGTGGTGCATTGTCCATGTGG GGCGACCGCATGTGGCACTTTGCAATTTCTGTGTTCCTCATTGAACTTTATGGGCATAACCTGCTTCTGACTGCTATATTCGGTCTAGTGGTAGCAGGTTCTGTGCTGCTGTTTGGAGCTTTGATTGGTGATTGGGTTGATAGAAATCCAAGAAACAAAG ttGCACATGCATCCTTGTTCATTCAGAACATATCCGTCAGTGTCTGCAGCATTGTGCTGATGTTGGTGTTCTCTTACAAACAGTGGATTGAACACATTTGGGATGGCTGGTTAACT GTGGTTTGTTATACGGTGGTGATCATCCTGGCAGATGTGGCGAACCTTGCGAGCACAGCCCTCACCATCGCCATTCAGAGGGACTGGATTGTCGTCATCACAGGGTACAACAGAGGACACCTTGCTG AGATGAACGCCACCATGAGGAGAATCGATCAGGTGACCAACATCCTGGCTCCTCTGGCAGTGGGTCAGGTGATGACCTTGGCCTCCAATGTGGTTGGCTGTGGTTTCATACTTGGCTGGAACCTGGTCTCTCTGATAGTGGAGTTTATTTTCCTCTCGAGAGTCTATAAAATAATTCCAGCGTTGTCTATGAAACTAAAGCCTGAAGAATGTGAAGATCAGCTTCA ATGCAAAAACGGATCCCATTGTCTTGCAGGTGATCTCCAGGTTGCTGAGGTACCTGAGTTTACAGAAGAGAACTGCCACATCAGCTTGCATCTCAAGGACATCACACATCTTCCATTGTGCCTGAGAAAGCTTAAATGGCTACTAATCACCTGCAAAGATGGCTGGAAGGCTTATTACAGGCAATCTGTTTTCCTGGCTGGCATGGGCTTAGCCTTTCTCTACACCACAGTCTTGGGGTTTGACTGTATAACAACTGGGTATGCCTACACTCAGGGGATCAGCGGGTCTCTGCTCAGCCTGCTCATGGGGGTCTCAGCCGTGACTGGACTCATAGGCACCATCATGTTCACCAAGCTAAGGAGAGTTTATGGCTTAGTGACAACAGGGATCATATCAAGTTGCCTTCACCTGGCATGCCTGAtgctttgtgtgttttctgtcttTGCACCTGGCAGCCCCTTGCACCTCAACATGTTGTCTCCCTTTCCGGATTCCAATTCCTCTGCTCATGAGGGCAATTCAGGACAGAAGGAGCTGCATTCATTCCCTCTCCAAGGCAGTGTCAACCAGCCTCTGTTACCAGACCGCTCCTCCATACACTGGACCAACAACACTGTGCTGCTTGAGCGTGTGCCCTCGGGAAATGCCCCAGACTCCTACATCTCCATTGTATTGCTCTTCTTGGGGGTCATTACTGCAAGAATCG GCCTGTGGTCCTTTGATCTGACTGTCACTCAGCTTCTACAAGAGACCATATCCGAGTCAGAGCGGGGGGTGGTGAATGGGGTCCAGAGCTCCATGAACTACCTGATGGACCTCATGCACTTCGTCATGGTGATATCTGCACCCCAGCCCCAGCACTTTGGAATCCTGGTCATCATATCTGTCTTGTTCGTCACGGCTGGGCACACCATGTACTTCCTCTACGTTAGAGAAGCCAAAAGAAAACGCAGGCCTAAGACGTAA